The following are encoded together in the Pseudomonas sp. IB20 genome:
- a CDS encoding YajG family lipoprotein, with amino-acid sequence MLQRLLFGLITVTSLTLVGCANSPQQLSPQPKVTAQLAPVGHGQPVSVRVVDGRPSPTLGSRGGLYPETALISVTGQDVLPKLQAQAEAAVRLLGFTPANSPGAPQLTITLAELKYQSPKDGLYVTEASIGATFKSDVSAGTRRYSGRYGASLNQRFGMSPNQETNTKLVSDVLSDALTRLFKDPSIGQLLSSQ; translated from the coding sequence ATGTTGCAACGCCTGTTGTTCGGTTTGATCACTGTGACCAGTTTGACCCTGGTTGGCTGCGCCAACAGCCCGCAACAACTCAGCCCGCAACCTAAAGTCACCGCGCAGTTGGCGCCTGTCGGCCATGGCCAGCCGGTGTCGGTGCGTGTAGTGGATGGTCGCCCGTCGCCGACCCTGGGTTCGCGCGGTGGCCTGTACCCGGAGACCGCGCTCATTTCGGTCACCGGTCAAGACGTGCTGCCCAAGCTGCAAGCCCAGGCTGAAGCCGCCGTGCGCCTGCTGGGCTTCACCCCGGCCAACTCGCCGGGCGCGCCTCAGTTGACCATCACCCTGGCCGAGCTGAAATACCAGTCGCCCAAAGATGGCCTGTATGTGACTGAAGCCTCCATCGGCGCAACGTTCAAGTCCGACGTCAGTGCCGGTACCCGTCGCTACAGTGGCCGCTACGGCGCTTCGCTGAACCAACGCTTCGGTATGTCGCCGAACCAGGAAACCAACACCAAGTTGGTCAGCGATGTCCTGAGCGACGCCCTGACGCGCCTGTTCAAAGACCCAAGCATCGGTCAACTGCTCAGCTCGCAGTAA
- a CDS encoding 1-acyl-sn-glycerol-3-phosphate acyltransferase, translated as MGEFDTIRPYNDSEVPAVLARLFSDKAFLDILTHFRFPRFAGALGWLLKPMIARKLRREFAGVTTVATLQDKVEYYVDHTIDRATDGVTYTGVEQLKSGTAYLFLANHRDIVMDPAFVNYAVYHAGLPTPRIAIGDNLLQKPFVSDLMRLNKSFIVHRSITGRKEKMAAYNLLSAYINHSIRNDCQSIWIAQAEGRAKDGDDRTESAILKMFHVSRKDEPFAEVIQSLNLTPVSISYEYDPCDTAKARELYIRATTGTYSKAPGEDDVSIALGITGYKGRVHVNFAPPITERFEDTKLLAVEMDRQILGGYRLFPVHYLAYAQWSDADPQLQVPTAAEVFPADELAKAKAEWERRLNECPAEHRPFLVVQYATPVRNQYRVKAGIPL; from the coding sequence ATGGGCGAATTCGATACCATCCGACCTTACAACGACAGCGAAGTCCCGGCAGTGCTGGCACGTCTGTTCAGTGACAAGGCCTTTCTGGACATCCTGACCCACTTCCGCTTTCCGCGCTTTGCCGGCGCCTTGGGCTGGTTGCTCAAGCCGATGATCGCCCGCAAGCTGCGCCGTGAGTTCGCCGGCGTCACCACCGTGGCAACGCTGCAGGACAAAGTCGAATATTACGTCGACCACACCATTGATCGCGCGACCGACGGCGTCACTTATACCGGCGTCGAGCAGCTCAAGTCCGGCACCGCCTACCTGTTTCTGGCCAACCACCGCGACATCGTGATGGACCCAGCCTTCGTCAACTATGCCGTGTACCACGCCGGTCTGCCGACGCCGCGTATCGCTATCGGCGACAACCTGCTGCAAAAGCCGTTCGTCAGCGACCTGATGCGCCTGAACAAGAGCTTTATCGTGCACCGCTCGATCACCGGGCGAAAGGAAAAGATGGCGGCGTATAACCTGCTGTCGGCCTACATCAACCATTCGATCCGCAACGACTGCCAGTCGATCTGGATCGCCCAGGCCGAAGGCCGTGCCAAGGACGGGGATGATCGCACCGAGTCGGCGATCCTCAAGATGTTCCACGTCAGCCGCAAGGACGAGCCGTTTGCCGAGGTGATCCAGTCGTTGAACCTGACGCCGGTGTCGATCAGCTATGAATACGACCCGTGCGACACGGCCAAGGCCCGCGAGCTGTATATCCGCGCCACCACTGGCACCTACAGCAAGGCGCCGGGCGAGGATGATGTGAGCATTGCCTTGGGCATCACCGGCTACAAGGGCCGTGTGCATGTGAACTTTGCGCCGCCGATTACCGAGCGTTTTGAAGACACCAAACTGCTGGCGGTGGAAATGGACCGGCAGATTCTCGGCGGCTATCGCTTGTTCCCGGTGCACTACCTGGCGTACGCGCAGTGGAGCGACGCCGACCCGCAATTGCAGGTGCCGACAGCGGCCGAGGTGTTCCCGGCTGATGAGTTGGCCAAGGCGAAGGCGGAGTGGGAGCGGCGTTTGAACGAGTGCCCGGCTGAGCACCGGCCGTTTCTGGTGGTGCAGTATGCGACGCCAGTGCGTAATCAATATCGGGTTAAAGCGGGCATCCCGCTGTAA
- a CDS encoding putative signal transducing protein: MQRIYEPENLMEGELLQQMLASEGIEAHLVGRHLLGGTGELPIFGLLGLEVDNDQAAYARELITAYNGAQPLPGDEPDSFPDVLVC, from the coding sequence ATGCAGCGAATCTATGAACCGGAAAACCTGATGGAGGGCGAGCTGCTGCAACAGATGCTCGCCAGCGAAGGCATCGAGGCGCACCTGGTGGGGCGCCATTTGCTCGGTGGCACCGGCGAATTGCCGATTTTCGGCCTGCTCGGGCTGGAAGTGGACAACGACCAGGCCGCCTACGCCCGTGAGCTGATTACCGCTTACAACGGTGCGCAACCGCTGCCCGGCGATGAACCCGACAGCTTCCCCGACGTATTGGTCTGTTAG
- a CDS encoding SOS response-associated peptidase, which produces MCGRYALFRWNPTFAALPGFPADQQAQWNISPNDSVLIQRLSEGQHTLARARWGLTPPWLTDLSRTPAHARAETLAEQPMFREAFRQRRCLLPANGFYEWRGTQRKRPYWLTPGEGSTLFFAAIWEAYPVQEQVWLSTAVVTQAAQSQRRPLILDAAGQEAWLNPQTPLHVLQGLLAGEPAALRERVLANMVNDPKLNGPECLTPG; this is translated from the coding sequence ATGTGTGGACGTTATGCCCTGTTTCGCTGGAACCCTACGTTTGCTGCCTTGCCGGGCTTTCCGGCCGACCAGCAGGCCCAGTGGAACATCTCCCCGAATGATTCGGTGCTGATCCAGCGCTTGAGCGAAGGCCAGCACACCCTGGCGCGCGCCCGCTGGGGCCTGACGCCGCCCTGGCTGACCGACCTTTCCCGCACCCCAGCCCACGCCCGCGCCGAAACCCTGGCCGAGCAACCGATGTTCCGCGAAGCCTTCCGCCAGCGCCGCTGCTTGCTGCCGGCCAACGGTTTTTACGAATGGCGCGGCACCCAGCGCAAGCGACCCTACTGGCTGACGCCGGGGGAGGGGTCGACGCTGTTTTTTGCGGCAATCTGGGAAGCGTATCCGGTGCAGGAACAGGTGTGGCTGAGTACGGCGGTGGTGACCCAGGCGGCGCAGAGCCAGCGGCGGCCGTTGATCCTCGATGCTGCGGGGCAAGAGGCCTGGCTGAATCCGCAGACGCCGTTGCATGTGTTGCAGGGGTTGTTGGCCGGTGAGCCGGCTGCGCTGCGCGAGCGGGTTCTGGCCAATATGGTCAATGATCCGAAGCTCAATGGGCCTGAATGCCTGACCCCAGGCTGA
- a CDS encoding CPXCG motif-containing cysteine-rich protein — protein MLETESYDCPYCGEPAEAVLDLSGGDQSYIEDCPVCCRPIIFDLQVHDEEWMLTVRSENE, from the coding sequence ATGCTGGAAACCGAGTCGTACGATTGTCCTTATTGTGGTGAACCGGCCGAGGCCGTGCTGGACCTTTCCGGCGGCGATCAGTCATACATTGAAGACTGCCCGGTGTGTTGCCGGCCAATTATCTTTGATCTGCAGGTACACGATGAAGAATGGATGCTCACGGTCCGCAGCGAGAACGAGTGA